The following are from one region of the Planctomycetota bacterium genome:
- a CDS encoding carbon storage regulator — MLVITRREGEEVVIGDPKKPLGVVRIASVKGERVRIAFDFPRDVEINRREIAEQIAQAPAEVIATIKPVSA, encoded by the coding sequence ATGCTCGTTATCACGCGGCGCGAGGGTGAAGAAGTCGTCATCGGCGATCCGAAGAAGCCGCTGGGCGTCGTGCGCATCGCTTCGGTCAAGGGCGAACGCGTGCGCATCGCGTTCGACTTCCCGCGCGATGTCGAGATCAACCGGCGCGAGATCGCCGAGCAGATCGCCCAGGCGCCCGCCGAAGTCATCGCGACCATCAAGCCGGTTTCGGCCTGA
- a CDS encoding NifU family protein produces MPTTDAPILDRVNRVLNLIRPAVQSDGGDLELVEVTPEGVVRIRLHGACVGCPSSGMTLRLGIERNLRANVPEVRGVEAVP; encoded by the coding sequence ATGCCGACGACCGACGCCCCGATCCTCGACCGCGTCAACCGGGTCCTGAATCTCATCCGACCCGCCGTGCAGTCGGATGGGGGCGATCTCGAACTGGTGGAGGTCACGCCGGAGGGCGTGGTGCGCATCCGCCTGCACGGCGCGTGCGTGGGCTGCCCGTCGAGCGGGATGACCCTGCGCCTGGGGATCGAGCGGAACCTGCGGGCGAACGTGCCGGAAGTGCGGGGCGTCGAGGCGGTTCCGTGA